One window of Phycisphaeraceae bacterium genomic DNA carries:
- a CDS encoding rod shape-determining protein, with protein sequence MTQLVPSKLRNRFRRIVTVDMGIDLGTCNTLVAVRDQGIVLNEPSVVAVHKGTNKVLNNGQAVGWVAKEMLGKTPGTITAVRPLKDGVISDFELAEKMLQYFIRKVTGNKIFGPRIVIAVPSGITEVEKRAVKQAAENAGGKDFFALPEPLAAAIGAGLPIASASGSMIVDIGGGTTEVAVLSLAGIAACESIRVAGDDMDEAIMNHLRRAYNLVIGEQTAERIKIEIGCASANEEERSMEVRGRDMITGLPRKTVVTSSEVREALEEPVTQITDAVKRTLEHAEPELAADLVENGITLAGGGGLLRGLTSRIQEATGLDCVLADDPLTCVARGTAIYLEHFDSWGPSLESYEE encoded by the coding sequence ATGACTCAACTCGTTCCATCAAAGCTCCGTAATCGGTTCCGCCGCATCGTGACTGTCGACATGGGCATCGACCTCGGTACATGCAACACGCTCGTCGCCGTGCGCGATCAAGGCATTGTTCTGAATGAACCGAGTGTCGTAGCAGTCCACAAGGGCACCAACAAGGTGCTCAACAACGGGCAGGCCGTCGGCTGGGTTGCCAAGGAGATGCTCGGCAAGACACCCGGCACCATCACCGCGGTGCGCCCACTCAAAGACGGTGTCATTAGCGACTTCGAACTCGCTGAGAAAATGCTCCAGTACTTCATCAGAAAAGTGACTGGCAACAAGATCTTCGGCCCGCGCATTGTGATCGCGGTTCCTTCAGGCATTACCGAAGTTGAAAAACGCGCTGTGAAACAAGCAGCTGAAAACGCTGGCGGCAAGGACTTCTTTGCACTCCCCGAGCCGCTCGCAGCTGCAATTGGCGCAGGCCTGCCAATCGCATCCGCCAGTGGTTCGATGATTGTTGACATCGGTGGCGGCACAACAGAGGTTGCTGTTCTCTCGCTTGCTGGTATCGCAGCGTGCGAATCCATCCGTGTCGCGGGCGATGACATGGATGAGGCGATCATGAATCATCTCCGCCGCGCGTACAACCTCGTTATTGGCGAGCAGACCGCAGAACGCATCAAGATCGAGATTGGTTGCGCTTCAGCAAACGAGGAAGAACGCTCGATGGAGGTTCGCGGTCGTGACATGATTACCGGCCTTCCGCGAAAGACCGTTGTGACAAGCAGCGAGGTGCGCGAAGCCCTCGAAGAACCGGTCACCCAGATCACCGATGCAGTCAAACGCACCCTCGAACACGCCGAGCCCGAACTCGCAGCGGATCTTGTTGAGAACGGGATTACTTTGGCAGGTGGCGGCGGGCTGCTGCGAGGTCTCACCTCACGCATCCAGGAAGCAACCGGACTCGATTGCGTGCTCGCCGACGATCCGCTCACGTGCGTCGCACGAGGAACCGCCATCTACCTAGAGCATTTCGACTCGTGGGGTCCGTCGCTGGAAAGCTACGAGGAATAA
- a CDS encoding sigma-70 family RNA polymerase sigma factor: protein MLNPMTTSFVDRLRRNDEAAWFELWETFGPVLRAQLTKWGNGRIGRETVRDLSQETMAALSNSIDRYDPSKGARFSTWLLAIAKHVLGDELDKRMAKKRGGGRRAADFDEAWMASSNVQGADEKYEAAVFGAKVEAALRLVEKQADFMDFAIYRMRVLDGTSGKDVAANTGMSEPTVSRRLAKVREMVRAQLAEVIETYSFTPEERAEAQRNGISLLPNREGGSPDDALFDEAIAEMYHKHMAIRHEDQRAWTDGQASSSSV, encoded by the coding sequence ATGCTGAATCCCATGACAACAAGCTTTGTCGATCGGCTTCGTCGCAATGACGAGGCTGCATGGTTTGAGTTGTGGGAGACCTTCGGTCCTGTGCTTCGTGCCCAACTCACAAAGTGGGGGAATGGCAGGATCGGTCGTGAGACCGTGCGAGATCTCTCACAGGAAACCATGGCAGCGCTCTCAAACTCGATCGACAGGTACGATCCGTCCAAGGGTGCTCGTTTTTCGACGTGGCTACTGGCAATTGCCAAGCATGTGCTTGGTGATGAACTCGATAAACGCATGGCCAAGAAGCGTGGTGGAGGTCGGCGTGCTGCCGACTTTGATGAGGCTTGGATGGCATCGTCCAATGTACAGGGAGCCGACGAAAAGTACGAAGCGGCTGTCTTTGGTGCCAAGGTTGAAGCAGCTCTGCGCCTGGTTGAGAAACAGGCCGACTTTATGGACTTTGCGATCTATCGGATGCGTGTACTGGACGGCACGAGTGGGAAGGATGTCGCAGCCAATACCGGGATGTCCGAGCCGACGGTATCGCGCCGGCTTGCCAAGGTCCGTGAAATGGTCCGGGCCCAACTCGCTGAGGTGATTGAGACGTACAGCTTTACCCCGGAGGAGCGTGCCGAGGCTCAGCGAAATGGAATCTCGCTTCTGCCCAATAGGGAGGGTGGAAGCCCGGACGACGCACTGTTCGATGAGGCCATTGCGGAAATGTACCACAAGCACATGGCGATTCGGCATGAGGACCAAAGGGCGTGGACAGACGGACAAGCCAGCAGCAGTTCGGTGTAA
- the lpxA gene encoding acyl-ACP--UDP-N-acetylglucosamine O-acyltransferase has translation MPNVHPTAIVDPACTLADDVSVGPFSILQGPIRIGAGTTVLERVSMRGPATIGEHCTIYPGCTLGFPPQDFKFTPESVSAGVQIGNHTVLRENATVHAATNPDTPTHIGDRVFMMVNAHVGHDSRIDNNAILTNNTMIAGHVHIAEKAILSGGVAVHQFCRVGRMAMVSGGSVTVADVPPFCIAWGRSTISGLNLVGLRRSGFDREHISMLRKAYSDTFREHLSMGEIIDILSTRSANCPPLDEWIQFLKTSKRTIATHMNPADVERAARIHATEAYDE, from the coding sequence ATGCCGAATGTCCATCCAACAGCGATTGTCGATCCAGCATGCACACTTGCAGACGATGTTTCCGTTGGCCCGTTCTCGATTCTTCAGGGGCCAATCCGTATTGGGGCTGGCACAACGGTGCTCGAACGCGTCAGCATGCGGGGTCCTGCCACGATTGGTGAACACTGCACAATCTACCCCGGATGCACTCTCGGGTTTCCACCACAGGACTTCAAGTTCACACCCGAGTCTGTTTCAGCCGGGGTGCAGATCGGAAACCACACCGTGCTCCGTGAGAACGCAACGGTCCATGCCGCCACCAATCCCGACACACCCACACACATCGGTGATCGTGTGTTCATGATGGTGAACGCTCACGTGGGGCACGACTCACGCATCGATAACAACGCTATTCTGACGAACAACACGATGATTGCAGGACACGTACACATTGCAGAAAAGGCAATCCTGTCGGGCGGTGTTGCTGTCCACCAGTTCTGCAGGGTTGGGCGCATGGCGATGGTCAGTGGAGGCTCGGTCACCGTTGCCGACGTCCCGCCGTTCTGCATTGCATGGGGACGAAGCACCATTTCAGGGCTGAATCTTGTGGGACTCCGCCGCAGCGGGTTCGATCGTGAGCACATCTCCATGCTCCGCAAGGCATACTCGGATACATTCCGCGAGCACCTCAGCATGGGTGAGATTATCGACATCCTCAGTACGCGAAGCGCCAACTGCCCGCCGCTTGATGAATGGATTCAGTTCCTAAAAACGTCGAAACGCACGATTGCAACACACATGAATCCTGCCGATGTTGAACGTGCTGCACGCATCCATGCAACAGAGGCCTATGACGAGTGA
- a CDS encoding isocitrate lyase/phosphoenolpyruvate mutase family protein produces the protein MTTGRQFSPGARLRSLMDAGCVMAPGAFNGLAGRVIAQIGFDACYVSGAATSVCAGVPDVGILTLDHFSRIVREVADGSGLPVLADADTGFGEEEMVRRTVVEYARAGAAGLHIEDQVFPKRCGHLDGKTLMTPEQACSRIQWAAKAAREYGDGSFIVCARTDARGVDGFDAAVDRAKRYVDAGASMIFPEGLATEEEFLKFVQALRPGDNGPYMLANMTEFGKTPIIPHEQFAAMGYSIVIYPVTTLRLAMGAVMRGLKSLKDTGSVADVLDQMQTRKELYEAIGYTPGEPWEFPIGQ, from the coding sequence ATGACTACAGGTCGACAGTTTTCACCCGGTGCCCGGCTTCGCTCATTGATGGATGCTGGTTGCGTGATGGCGCCTGGCGCGTTCAATGGGCTTGCTGGACGGGTTATCGCACAGATCGGGTTCGATGCGTGTTATGTGTCTGGTGCAGCCACGAGTGTCTGTGCAGGCGTACCCGATGTGGGCATCCTGACACTCGATCATTTCTCTCGCATTGTGCGTGAGGTTGCCGACGGTTCGGGATTGCCAGTGCTCGCTGATGCCGATACCGGGTTTGGTGAAGAGGAAATGGTTCGCAGGACTGTGGTCGAATACGCGCGTGCTGGTGCTGCGGGATTGCACATCGAGGACCAGGTGTTTCCAAAGCGTTGCGGGCATCTTGATGGGAAGACGCTCATGACACCTGAGCAAGCGTGTTCTCGTATTCAATGGGCTGCGAAAGCCGCTCGCGAATATGGCGACGGATCATTCATTGTGTGTGCGCGAACAGACGCTCGCGGTGTTGACGGGTTTGACGCAGCGGTTGATCGCGCGAAGCGGTATGTTGATGCAGGTGCTTCAATGATCTTCCCCGAGGGGCTTGCGACCGAGGAGGAGTTTTTGAAGTTTGTGCAAGCGCTGCGACCGGGTGACAATGGTCCTTACATGCTCGCAAACATGACCGAGTTTGGCAAGACACCCATCATCCCACACGAGCAGTTTGCAGCGATGGGATACTCGATTGTGATCTATCCTGTAACGACGCTTCGTCTTGCGATGGGTGCGGTCATGCGTGGGCTGAAGTCATTGAAAGACACAGGCTCGGTTGCTGATGTGCTGGACCAGATGCAGACACGCAAAGAACTTTACGAGGCGATCGGCTATACCCCCGGTGAGCCGTGGGAGTTTCCGATCGGTCAGTGA
- a CDS encoding flagellin, whose protein sequence is MSRINTNVQSLIAQRVLGQNTTGLNKSLERLSTGLRINRGKDDPAGLIASENLRADIRSINQAVSNAERADQVMNIAEGGLQEISNLLTEMQGLLTAAGNKAGLSQAEKEANQLQVDSILQTIDRIAGSTSFQGTKLLNGNLDYSASSVNGGVTDYQIKGAKFEGASLDVDVIIGASAQQGAMFLSNGSANLDLGTGSTFVIEVAGSQGSREFSFSSGTSLADVAAAVNTFTDVTGVKATVSGTGIKLVSEEYGSNEFVSVKVVDDGGIGSTGGIFTMSSNNTNIAVAASKVTYASANNAVKDAGQNITATINGLAATSNGRTISVNSDFLNVSMTLSATASQTTGALGSRAFAITGGGADFQLDGKVSIAGKVSLGFGDVSSRKLGDSDIGNLDDLASGKSFNLVDGNNLGDAQKIVSAAIDRVSSLRGRIGAFQKNTLGATMRSLSITSENTQAAESAIRDADFASETASLTRSQILVSSATNILSLANQSPQSALQLLG, encoded by the coding sequence ATGAGTCGTATCAATACAAATGTCCAGTCGCTGATCGCGCAGCGCGTGCTCGGCCAGAACACCACGGGCCTGAACAAGTCGCTCGAGCGTCTGAGCACAGGTCTCCGCATCAACCGCGGTAAGGATGATCCTGCGGGTCTGATCGCTTCGGAAAATCTGCGTGCAGATATCCGTTCGATCAACCAGGCTGTGTCCAACGCTGAGCGTGCGGACCAGGTCATGAATATTGCAGAAGGCGGTCTGCAGGAAATCTCCAACCTGCTCACAGAAATGCAGGGGCTGTTGACAGCAGCTGGTAACAAGGCTGGTCTCTCGCAGGCAGAAAAGGAAGCAAATCAGCTCCAGGTTGACTCCATCCTGCAGACCATCGACCGTATCGCTGGTTCCACCAGCTTCCAGGGCACCAAGCTGCTGAACGGCAATCTTGATTACTCGGCATCGAGCGTCAACGGTGGCGTGACCGACTACCAGATCAAGGGTGCGAAGTTCGAAGGTGCATCCCTTGATGTTGATGTTATTATCGGTGCATCCGCGCAGCAGGGAGCGATGTTCCTGTCCAACGGTTCAGCGAACCTGGACCTCGGCACCGGCAGCACATTTGTCATCGAAGTTGCTGGCTCACAGGGCTCACGTGAGTTCTCATTCAGTTCAGGCACATCACTGGCTGACGTTGCTGCAGCAGTCAACACCTTCACAGACGTGACGGGTGTCAAGGCAACCGTCTCAGGCACAGGTATCAAGCTCGTCAGCGAAGAGTACGGCTCAAACGAGTTCGTCTCTGTCAAGGTTGTTGACGACGGTGGCATCGGTTCCACAGGTGGCATCTTCACCATGAGCAGCAATAATACAAACATTGCTGTCGCAGCCAGCAAGGTCACGTACGCATCAGCGAACAACGCGGTGAAGGACGCTGGCCAGAACATCACTGCAACCATCAACGGTCTGGCAGCAACATCCAACGGCCGCACCATCTCTGTGAACTCTGACTTCCTGAATGTCTCCATGACACTCAGCGCAACAGCGTCGCAGACAACCGGTGCTCTGGGCTCACGTGCGTTCGCCATCACAGGCGGCGGTGCAGACTTCCAACTCGATGGCAAGGTCAGCATCGCTGGCAAGGTTTCGCTCGGCTTCGGCGACGTCTCGTCCCGCAAGCTCGGTGACTCCGACATCGGCAACCTCGACGACCTCGCCTCAGGCAAGTCGTTCAACCTCGTCGATGGCAACAACCTCGGCGACGCACAGAAGATCGTCAGCGCGGCGATCGACCGTGTCTCAAGCCTCCGCGGCCGTATCGGTGCGTTCCAGAAGAACACACTCGGTGCAACTATGCGTAGCTTGAGCATCACCTCTGAGAACACACAGGCAGCAGAGAGCGCCATCCGCGACGCAGACTTCGCGTCAGAGACGGCATCGCTCACCAGAAGCCAGATCCTGGTTTCCTCGGCGACGAACATTCTCTCACTGGCCAACCAGTCGCCGCAGTCCGCACTGCAGCTGCTCGGCTAA